A window of the Salipiger sp. H15 genome harbors these coding sequences:
- a CDS encoding TRAP transporter large permease produces MLIWFLPLFLVFLMVGLPVFFGLLAAPGILLFLNGQERDLTLLYRNLYNGMDSFPLMAIPFFMLAGEIMNRGGITHRLVEFSQAFMGHLRGGLAHVNVLSSMLFAGLSGSAVADTSALGSMLIPAMEEQGYTRRFAAAITAASSVIGPIIPPSGIMIIYAYVMGESVAALFLAGLVPGILVGVGLMILIKVMANRYDFPVASRRYSWGERGQASLKAFFPLLTPVIILGGILAGVFTPTEAAAVAVFYALIISLFVLKTMRVSELPDVLGRAGLTSAVVLLLVGAAMSFKTVVSLSHAPQAMADFILSLTENPLLLLFLINLLLFAVGMFLDAGPAIIILGPILGPVFIDMGVDSVHFAIIMCVNLTVGLATPPMGLVLFVASAVSGERVTTIARAIVPFLAVEILVIFLITYFPAISMTIPRLTGFAN; encoded by the coding sequence ATGCTGATCTGGTTCCTTCCGCTCTTCCTCGTCTTCCTGATGGTCGGCCTGCCGGTGTTCTTCGGCCTGCTCGCCGCGCCGGGCATCCTGCTCTTTCTCAACGGGCAGGAGCGCGATCTCACGCTGCTCTACCGCAACCTCTACAACGGCATGGACAGCTTCCCGCTGATGGCGATCCCGTTCTTCATGCTGGCGGGCGAGATCATGAACCGCGGCGGCATCACCCACCGCCTCGTCGAGTTCAGCCAGGCCTTCATGGGCCACCTGCGCGGCGGGCTTGCGCATGTGAACGTGCTCTCGTCGATGCTCTTCGCGGGGCTCTCGGGCTCGGCGGTGGCGGATACCTCGGCGCTCGGCTCCATGCTGATCCCGGCGATGGAAGAGCAGGGCTACACCCGCCGCTTCGCCGCCGCGATCACCGCCGCGAGCTCTGTGATCGGGCCGATCATCCCGCCCTCGGGGATCATGATCATCTACGCCTACGTGATGGGCGAGAGCGTCGCCGCGCTGTTCCTCGCCGGGCTGGTGCCGGGGATCCTCGTCGGCGTCGGGCTGATGATCCTCATCAAGGTCATGGCCAACCGCTACGACTTCCCCGTCGCCTCGCGCAGGTACAGCTGGGGCGAGCGCGGGCAGGCGAGCCTCAAGGCCTTCTTCCCGCTGCTGACCCCGGTGATCATCCTCGGCGGCATCCTCGCGGGGGTCTTCACGCCCACCGAGGCGGCGGCGGTGGCGGTGTTCTACGCGCTCATCATCAGCCTCTTCGTGCTGAAGACCATGCGCGTGTCGGAACTGCCGGACGTGCTGGGCCGGGCTGGGCTGACGTCGGCGGTGGTGCTGCTGCTGGTCGGCGCGGCCATGTCGTTCAAGACCGTGGTGTCGCTCTCGCACGCGCCGCAGGCCATGGCGGATTTCATCCTGTCGCTGACCGAGAACCCGCTGCTGTTGCTCTTCCTGATCAATCTGCTGCTCTTCGCGGTGGGCATGTTCCTCGACGCGGGCCCGGCGATCATCATCCTCGGCCCGATCCTGGGCCCGGTGTTCATCGACATGGGCGTCGACAGTGTGCACTTCGCCATCATCATGTGCGTGAACCTGACGGTGGGGCTGGCGACGCCGCCCATGGGGCTGGTGCTCTTCGTCGCCTCCGCCGTCTCGGGCGAGAGGGTGACCACCATCGCCCGCGCCATCGTGCCGTTCCTCGCGGTCGAGATCCTGGTGATCTTCCTGATCACCTATTTCCCCGCGATTTCCATGACGATCCCGCGCCTGACCGGGTTCGCGAACTGA
- the dctP gene encoding TRAP transporter substrate-binding protein DctP: MLGKKLTLAATLALTAAFATHAMAKEYTIRAVANSNENDEDYDGLEVFKSYVESASNGAIGVEIYMGTQLCSNGAECLQGVADGSIDVYISTSGGAAGLFPYVQVLDLPYLMQDDRVAEKVLSGDFTRTMRAMALEDSGGMIRLMTIGNTGGWRNFANTKHRVQTPGDLKGMKIRTVVADLPQELVRALDAAPTPIPWPELFTSLQTGVVEGTKNGITDIMSMKFPEAGLKYVTLDGHAYMGALWWMSNEKFLAMPEDMRRVVVDGFYQLQQATFASPKRKSIPAYKEFAAAGGELYVPSPEEKQAFAEAAQPVYAWFTENVEGGQEIFDAMQAAVKTATEELDAERASDIE; this comes from the coding sequence ATGCTCGGGAAGAAACTCACGCTGGCGGCAACGCTGGCCCTCACGGCGGCCTTCGCCACCCATGCCATGGCGAAGGAGTACACGATCCGCGCCGTCGCCAACTCGAACGAGAACGACGAGGACTACGACGGGCTCGAGGTCTTCAAGTCCTATGTCGAGAGCGCCTCGAACGGCGCCATCGGCGTCGAGATCTACATGGGCACGCAGCTTTGCTCGAACGGCGCGGAATGCCTTCAGGGCGTCGCCGACGGCTCGATCGACGTCTACATCTCGACCTCGGGCGGCGCGGCGGGGCTCTTCCCCTACGTGCAGGTGCTGGACCTGCCGTACCTGATGCAGGACGACCGGGTCGCCGAGAAGGTGCTGTCGGGCGACTTCACCCGCACCATGCGCGCGATGGCGCTCGAGGACTCGGGCGGCATGATCCGGCTGATGACCATCGGCAACACCGGCGGCTGGCGCAACTTCGCCAACACCAAGCACCGGGTGCAGACGCCGGGCGACCTCAAGGGCATGAAGATCCGCACCGTGGTCGCCGACCTGCCGCAGGAACTGGTGCGCGCGCTCGACGCCGCGCCGACGCCGATTCCGTGGCCCGAGCTCTTCACCTCGCTGCAGACCGGCGTGGTCGAGGGCACCAAGAACGGCATCACCGACATCATGTCGATGAAGTTCCCCGAGGCCGGGCTGAAATACGTCACCCTCGACGGCCACGCCTACATGGGCGCGCTGTGGTGGATGTCGAACGAGAAGTTCCTGGCGATGCCCGAGGACATGCGCCGCGTGGTGGTCGACGGCTTCTACCAGCTGCAGCAGGCGACCTTCGCCTCGCCCAAGCGCAAGTCGATCCCGGCCTACAAGGAGTTCGCCGCGGCGGGCGGCGAACTCTACGTGCCCTCGCCCGAGGAGAAGCAGGCCTTTGCCGAGGCCGCGCAGCCGGTCTACGCGTGGTTCACCGAGAACGTCGAAGGCGGGCAGGAGATCTTCGACGCCATGCAGGCAGCGGTGAAGACCGCGACCGAGGAGCTTGACGCCGAGCGCGCGAGCGACATCGAGTAA
- a CDS encoding putative sulfate exporter family transporter: MSALTATLSDPRRLIARAKILAPGTALAIVLAMAAQFLSNHYGAPVMLMAILLGIPFHFLSEHENTGPGITFAAKALLRMGVALLGLRVSIDMVRQIGWGFVLIIGLCVAVTILGSILLARFVGKDRAFGFLTGGSVAICGASAAMAIASILPQRDTAERDLSFTVISVTAFSTVAMIVYPILAQSLGLNEHLTGLFLGGTIHDVAQVVGAGYSVSDETGDIATVVKLIRVTMLAPVVLIGALAMRRHAPAAEARPPLLPGFVAAFLVLAALNSFHLVPEVVLEPASTLSRALLVTAVAAVGMKTSLAKLADVGGTAIAMLAVQTAVLAALVLIPLMLGLV, from the coding sequence ATGAGCGCACTCACCGCCACTCTCAGCGACCCCCGCCGCCTTATCGCCCGCGCGAAGATCCTCGCGCCCGGCACGGCGCTGGCCATCGTGCTGGCCATGGCGGCGCAGTTCCTGTCGAACCATTACGGCGCGCCGGTCATGCTCATGGCGATCCTGCTCGGCATCCCGTTCCATTTCCTGTCGGAGCACGAGAACACCGGCCCCGGCATCACCTTCGCCGCCAAGGCGCTGCTGCGCATGGGCGTGGCACTGCTCGGCCTCAGGGTCTCGATCGACATGGTGCGGCAGATCGGCTGGGGCTTCGTGCTGATCATCGGGCTCTGCGTCGCGGTGACCATTCTCGGCTCGATCCTGCTGGCGCGCTTCGTCGGTAAGGACCGTGCCTTCGGCTTCCTCACCGGCGGCTCGGTGGCGATCTGCGGCGCCTCGGCGGCGATGGCGATCGCGTCGATCCTGCCGCAGCGCGACACCGCCGAGCGGGATCTTTCGTTCACCGTGATCTCGGTCACCGCCTTCTCGACCGTGGCGATGATCGTCTATCCCATCCTCGCCCAGTCCCTCGGGCTGAACGAGCACCTGACCGGGCTCTTCCTCGGCGGCACGATCCACGACGTGGCGCAGGTGGTCGGCGCGGGCTACTCGGTCTCGGACGAAACCGGCGACATCGCGACCGTGGTCAAGCTGATCCGGGTGACCATGCTGGCGCCGGTGGTGCTGATCGGCGCGCTGGCCATGCGCCGCCACGCCCCGGCGGCCGAGGCGCGCCCGCCGCTGCTTCCGGGCTTCGTCGCGGCCTTCCTCGTGCTCGCTGCGCTCAATTCCTTCCACCTCGTGCCCGAGGTTGTGCTCGAGCCTGCCTCGACCCTGTCGCGCGCGCTCTTGGTGACGGCGGTGGCGGCGGTGGGGATGAAGACCTCGCTGGCAAAGCTGGCCGACGTCGGCGGCACGGCGATCGCGATGCTGGCGGTGCAGACCGCCGTGCTGGCGGCGCTGGTGCTGATCCCGCTCATGCTCGGGCTGGTCTGA
- a CDS encoding LuxR C-terminal-related transcriptional regulator codes for MSDIAPSPLPRDRSAALAALVPEPGFGAALLTYIRDAADIVNFGAFYVSDLKRPEPVLSIWSGEMSDYWFRRNARTIASHDSLRQDFSDRIRRAPEGGLVIDRWHPPADDPRATIYARDQVIERVSVASRIGRGGLVSFYLRGVQAGWLSDEEVTRLRAVLPLAHELIGLRHRIVGNQPRLAAGRSFAALRADNVGAFAGLTMREAEICDLAARGLSVEGTALDLGISANTVRTLRRRAYRRLQVATTTQLTALLYSDRQ; via the coding sequence ATGAGTGACATCGCCCCCTCGCCCCTGCCGCGCGACCGAAGCGCGGCGCTTGCCGCGCTGGTGCCGGAGCCGGGCTTCGGCGCCGCGCTGCTCACCTATATCCGCGACGCCGCCGACATCGTGAACTTCGGCGCCTTCTACGTGTCGGATCTCAAGCGCCCGGAGCCCGTGCTGTCGATCTGGTCCGGCGAGATGAGCGATTACTGGTTCCGCCGCAACGCCCGCACCATCGCCTCGCACGACAGCCTGCGGCAGGATTTCTCGGACCGCATCCGCCGCGCGCCCGAGGGCGGGCTGGTGATCGACCGCTGGCATCCCCCGGCGGACGACCCGCGCGCGACGATCTATGCCCGCGACCAGGTGATCGAGCGCGTCTCGGTGGCCTCGCGGATCGGACGCGGAGGGCTCGTGTCCTTCTACCTGCGCGGGGTGCAGGCGGGGTGGCTCTCGGACGAGGAGGTGACCCGGCTGCGCGCGGTGTTGCCGCTGGCGCATGAGCTCATCGGCCTGCGCCACCGCATCGTCGGCAACCAGCCGAGGCTGGCCGCGGGCCGCTCCTTCGCGGCGCTGCGGGCGGACAACGTGGGCGCTTTCGCCGGGCTGACCATGCGCGAGGCCGAGATCTGCGATCTTGCCGCGCGGGGCCTCTCGGTCGAGGGCACGGCGCTTGACCTCGGCATCTCGGCGAACACCGTCCGCACCCTGCGACGGCGCGCCTACCGGCGGCTGCAGGTCGCGACGACGACGCAGCTGACGGCACTTCTCTACAGCGACCGCCAGTAG
- a CDS encoding 2Fe-2S iron-sulfur cluster-binding protein gives MGPFPLETLARAEEADLAQVPPMRPVAFARPDAPESIVNAMREYQAILDTIRGGLTNPVPSEIPGDPNERANHLKAFGYFNDAAMVGICRLTEKMLLAEPIRNPDIDRLGQDILTRQTKTLASGIDVIMADLRDSIAAPPEPITTHSHAIVYLYENPREPGEEEEGCEWLKDALAQRACLRASETANVIANYIRLLGHDAKAHSRAASDVDLNRLTVASGLARVRGGQLVAPFLGTRFGVGVVTCRLELACDRPLADQPGSGGLAWRVGRGVQRSALNGNPYDRRRFVDGAHSFEKLKRVDAPTTFIDEARVARVPKRADMFARAQFGDMGKALQEGAKGGHYARKAAPSYAQRRALGAFVLTQDGAPNPAGPRPSDAARNAANIKAASYFLGADAVGISRCPDWAWYSHDALGTPIDPPHDQAISMIIDQGFETMEGASGDDWISVAQSMRAYLRFSLLGGVIAQQIRNLGYSAKAHTVMDGEVLQPPLLLLSGLGEVSRIGEVILNPYLGPRLKSGVVTTDMPLAHDQPIDFGLQSFCESCNKCARECPSGAITAGPKLMFNGYEIWKSDSQKCATYRITAKGGAMCGRCMKTCPWNLEGLFAERPFRWAAMNLPKAAPLLARLDDAVGNGGLNAAKKWWWDIELEEDGAYRPTRHPVNRRDLQPGLKLRPEDQTLAVYPAPLAPHPWPYPFPMDREKGIEAYQAMVTAAEYKLRLQEGRTDHLHEYSLPADAPVIRVEVAKAQAMTEGVTKYEFRSLDGSDLPEWTAGAHLDIVVAPEFLRQYSMSGDPADRTRYQIAVLREDAGRGGSKLMHRIFTPGRKVFISRPINHFPLDESAPMSLLMGGGIGITPMIAFAHRLYALGRDFALHYSCARRADAGFLDDLAAMPWAGKVQLHVSGEGTRADLGAIMGRYEPGWHVYTCGPDRYMQGVMAAAERAGFPDEARHLEYFSVPEQPEYENHPFALRLKDGRELLVPEDQSAAEVLRGAGIPIDLKCDDGICGVCKCGVRSGEIEHRDFVLSKAQQQGAMITCQSRAAKPGGVIELDL, from the coding sequence ATGGGGCCGTTCCCGCTCGAGACGCTGGCGCGGGCGGAGGAGGCCGACCTTGCGCAGGTCCCGCCGATGCGGCCCGTGGCCTTCGCCCGCCCCGACGCGCCCGAGAGCATCGTCAACGCCATGCGCGAGTACCAGGCGATCCTCGACACGATCCGCGGCGGCCTCACCAACCCGGTGCCCTCGGAGATCCCCGGCGACCCGAATGAGCGGGCCAACCACCTGAAGGCCTTCGGCTATTTCAACGACGCGGCGATGGTCGGCATCTGCCGCCTGACCGAGAAGATGCTCCTCGCCGAGCCCATTCGCAACCCAGACATCGACCGGCTCGGCCAGGACATCCTCACCCGGCAGACCAAGACACTGGCCTCCGGCATCGACGTCATCATGGCCGACCTCAGGGACAGCATCGCCGCGCCGCCCGAGCCGATCACCACCCATAGCCACGCGATTGTCTACCTCTACGAGAACCCGCGCGAGCCGGGCGAGGAGGAGGAGGGCTGCGAATGGCTGAAGGATGCGCTGGCGCAGCGCGCCTGCCTGCGCGCCTCGGAGACGGCCAACGTCATCGCCAACTACATCCGCCTGCTCGGCCATGACGCCAAGGCGCATTCGCGCGCCGCGTCGGACGTGGATCTCAACCGGCTGACCGTCGCCTCGGGCCTCGCGCGGGTCCGGGGCGGGCAGCTTGTCGCGCCCTTCCTCGGAACGCGGTTCGGCGTCGGTGTCGTCACCTGCCGGCTCGAGCTGGCCTGCGACCGCCCGCTCGCCGACCAGCCGGGCTCGGGCGGGCTGGCGTGGCGCGTCGGCAGGGGCGTGCAGCGCTCGGCGCTGAACGGCAACCCCTACGACCGCCGCCGCTTCGTCGACGGCGCGCATTCCTTCGAAAAGCTGAAGCGGGTGGACGCGCCCACGACCTTCATCGACGAGGCGCGCGTCGCCCGCGTGCCGAAGCGCGCCGACATGTTCGCCCGCGCGCAGTTCGGTGACATGGGCAAGGCGCTGCAGGAAGGGGCCAAGGGCGGGCACTACGCGCGCAAGGCGGCCCCCTCCTACGCGCAGCGGCGTGCGCTCGGGGCCTTCGTGCTGACCCAGGACGGGGCGCCTAACCCCGCCGGGCCGCGCCCCTCGGACGCCGCGCGCAATGCCGCCAACATCAAGGCGGCGAGCTACTTCCTTGGCGCCGATGCCGTCGGCATCTCGCGCTGCCCCGACTGGGCGTGGTACTCGCACGACGCGCTCGGCACGCCTATCGACCCGCCGCATGACCAGGCGATCAGCATGATCATCGACCAGGGCTTCGAGACGATGGAGGGCGCGAGCGGCGACGACTGGATCAGCGTCGCGCAGTCGATGCGTGCCTACCTGCGCTTCTCATTGCTCGGCGGGGTGATAGCGCAACAGATCCGCAACCTCGGCTACAGCGCCAAGGCGCACACCGTCATGGACGGCGAGGTGCTGCAGCCGCCGCTCCTGCTGCTCTCGGGTCTCGGCGAGGTGAGCCGGATCGGCGAGGTGATCCTCAACCCCTATCTCGGGCCGCGGCTCAAGTCCGGCGTGGTGACCACCGACATGCCGCTGGCGCATGACCAGCCCATCGACTTCGGCCTGCAGAGCTTCTGCGAGAGCTGCAACAAATGCGCGCGCGAATGCCCCTCGGGGGCGATCACCGCGGGGCCGAAGCTGATGTTCAACGGCTACGAGATCTGGAAGTCCGACAGCCAGAAATGCGCGACCTACCGGATCACCGCCAAGGGCGGCGCGATGTGCGGGCGCTGCATGAAGACCTGCCCTTGGAACCTCGAGGGGCTGTTCGCCGAGCGGCCGTTCCGCTGGGCCGCGATGAACCTCCCGAAGGCCGCGCCGCTGCTGGCCCGGCTCGACGACGCGGTCGGCAACGGCGGGCTCAACGCGGCGAAGAAATGGTGGTGGGACATCGAGCTCGAGGAGGACGGCGCCTACCGCCCGACGCGGCATCCGGTCAACCGCCGGGACCTGCAGCCCGGGCTGAAGCTGCGCCCCGAGGACCAGACGCTGGCGGTCTATCCCGCGCCGCTCGCGCCGCATCCCTGGCCCTATCCCTTCCCGATGGACCGCGAGAAGGGGATCGAGGCCTACCAGGCGATGGTCACCGCCGCCGAATACAAGCTACGCCTGCAAGAGGGCCGGACCGACCACCTGCACGAGTATTCCCTGCCCGCCGATGCGCCGGTGATCCGGGTCGAGGTCGCAAAGGCGCAGGCCATGACCGAGGGCGTGACGAAATACGAGTTCCGCAGCCTCGACGGCTCGGACCTGCCGGAATGGACCGCCGGGGCGCATCTCGACATCGTGGTCGCGCCGGAATTCCTGCGGCAATACTCGATGAGCGGCGATCCCGCCGACCGGACGCGCTACCAGATCGCCGTGCTGCGCGAGGATGCGGGGCGCGGCGGCTCGAAGCTGATGCACCGGATCTTCACGCCGGGGCGGAAGGTCTTCATCTCGCGGCCGATCAACCATTTCCCGCTCGACGAGAGTGCGCCCATGTCGCTGCTCATGGGCGGCGGCATCGGGATCACGCCGATGATCGCCTTTGCCCATCGGCTGTACGCCCTGGGCCGGGATTTCGCGCTGCACTATTCCTGCGCGCGGCGGGCCGATGCCGGGTTCCTCGACGATCTCGCGGCGATGCCCTGGGCCGGGAAGGTGCAGCTGCATGTCTCTGGCGAGGGGACGCGGGCGGACCTCGGCGCGATCATGGGCCGCTACGAGCCGGGCTGGCACGTCTACACCTGCGGGCCCGACCGCTACATGCAGGGCGTCATGGCGGCGGCCGAGCGCGCGGGCTTCCCCGACGAGGCGCGGCACCTCGAGTATTTCTCGGTCCCCGAGCAGCCCGAGTACGAGAACCACCCCTTTGCCCTGCGTCTGAAGGACGGGCGCGAGCTCTTGGTGCCCGAGGACCAGAGCGCCGCCGAGGTGCTGCGCGGGGCCGGCATCCCGATCGACCTCAAGTGCGACGACGGCATCTGCGGCGTCTGCAAGTGCGGCGTCCGGTCGGGCGAGATCGAGCACCGCGACTTCGTGCTGTCGAAGGCACAGCAGCAGGGCGCGATGATCACCTGCCAGAGCCGCGCGGCAAAGCCCGGCGGGGTGATCGAGCTCGACCTCTAG
- a CDS encoding DctP family TRAP transporter solute-binding subunit: MNLNTLLKSAVASAVLGLGCAGGALAETTIRIGHVLADSHSWNVAATGFAEEVAEKTEGRVKIEIFPGGQLGNEKDMIEGLQFGSVQGGVIGAGSFQTVEPKMGIIEMPYAWTSREQAFAALDGKLGEKLAELLDAQNVKVLAWWENGYRNVTNSKHPIETPADLAGLKIRVTPDKVRLATFEALGAEPAPLAFGELYSALQQGVFDAQENPLSIIYSASFYEVQKYVSMTGHVWGAATLVLSKPVWEQLSPEDQEIVQAAALEWGDKQRQMVADSDAEMIAQLKEHGMEVNEVDKAPFIEAVQPIWDENAGLYGDELLSILNEYRK, from the coding sequence ATGAACCTCAACACCCTCCTCAAGAGCGCCGTCGCCTCGGCCGTGCTCGGCCTCGGCTGCGCCGGCGGGGCGCTGGCCGAGACCACCATCCGCATCGGTCACGTGCTGGCCGACAGCCACAGCTGGAACGTCGCCGCCACCGGCTTTGCCGAAGAGGTCGCCGAAAAGACCGAGGGCCGCGTGAAGATCGAGATCTTCCCCGGTGGCCAGCTCGGCAACGAGAAGGACATGATCGAAGGGCTGCAGTTCGGCTCGGTGCAGGGCGGCGTCATCGGCGCGGGCTCGTTCCAGACCGTCGAGCCCAAGATGGGCATCATCGAGATGCCCTACGCCTGGACCAGCCGCGAGCAGGCCTTTGCCGCGCTCGACGGCAAGCTGGGCGAGAAGCTGGCCGAGCTGCTCGACGCGCAGAACGTCAAGGTGCTGGCCTGGTGGGAGAACGGCTACCGCAACGTGACCAACTCCAAGCACCCGATCGAGACCCCCGCCGATCTCGCCGGGCTGAAGATCCGCGTGACCCCCGACAAGGTGCGCCTCGCAACCTTCGAGGCGCTCGGTGCCGAACCCGCGCCGCTGGCCTTCGGCGAGCTCTACTCGGCGCTGCAGCAGGGCGTGTTCGACGCGCAGGAGAACCCGCTCTCGATCATCTACTCGGCCTCGTTCTACGAGGTGCAGAAATACGTCTCGATGACCGGCCACGTCTGGGGCGCGGCAACTCTCGTCCTGTCGAAGCCGGTCTGGGAGCAGCTCTCGCCCGAGGACCAGGAGATCGTGCAGGCCGCCGCCCTCGAGTGGGGTGACAAGCAGCGCCAGATGGTCGCCGACAGCGACGCCGAGATGATCGCCCAGCTCAAGGAGCATGGCATGGAGGTCAACGAGGTCGACAAGGCGCCCTTCATCGAGGCCGTGCAGCCGATCTGGGACGAGAACGCCGGTCTTTACGGCGACGAGCTGCTCTCGATCCTGAACGAGTACCGCAAATGA
- a CDS encoding cupin domain-containing protein encodes MSERLPEVKELGEIAPVQLFDFSQKVLFSPKERGEGFIKFAVTTGRRGARSVPHAHPRDEVTLTLKGEAVLRANGQEFFMKEGTALRLPPGVVHEVEVLSEEWVVVAAYCDECQLCHVPEFGVPK; translated from the coding sequence ATGAGCGAGCGCCTGCCGGAAGTGAAGGAGCTGGGCGAGATCGCCCCCGTCCAGCTGTTCGATTTCAGCCAGAAGGTGCTGTTTTCGCCGAAGGAACGTGGGGAAGGCTTCATCAAGTTCGCGGTCACGACCGGCAGGCGGGGCGCGCGCAGCGTGCCCCACGCCCATCCGCGCGACGAGGTCACGCTGACGCTGAAGGGCGAGGCGGTGCTGCGCGCGAACGGGCAGGAGTTCTTCATGAAGGAGGGCACCGCCCTGCGCCTGCCGCCGGGCGTGGTGCACGAGGTCGAGGTGCTGAGCGAGGAATGGGTGGTGGTTGCCGCCTATTGCGACGAATGCCAGCTCTGCCACGTGCCCGAGTTCGGGGTGCCGAAATGA
- a CDS encoding TRAP transporter small permease subunit, giving the protein MTALRSRAAALLDGAARRVGALGVAALAALVAWVVLSRYALGQTPRWSEELPRLILVWITFIGIISGFLRNSHFRAGILEMLLPDGAPRRALLALAWLASAAFLVILMVTGWKITLFTWHHQTTAMSLPGGLFYLCLPIGAGLSVLALLLRGGRS; this is encoded by the coding sequence ATGACCGCTCTGCGCTCCCGTGCCGCCGCGCTGCTTGACGGCGCGGCGCGCCGTGTCGGCGCGCTCGGCGTCGCCGCGTTGGCGGCGCTCGTCGCCTGGGTCGTGCTGTCGCGCTACGCGCTTGGCCAGACCCCGCGCTGGTCCGAGGAACTGCCGCGACTGATCCTCGTCTGGATCACCTTCATCGGCATCATCTCGGGCTTCCTGAGAAATTCGCATTTCCGCGCCGGCATCCTCGAGATGCTGCTGCCGGATGGCGCGCCGCGCCGCGCGCTGCTGGCCCTCGCGTGGCTGGCGAGCGCCGCCTTCCTGGTGATCCTCATGGTCACCGGCTGGAAGATCACGCTCTTCACCTGGCACCACCAGACCACGGCGATGAGCCTGCCGGGCGGGCTCTTCTACCTCTGCCTGCCGATCGGCGCCGGGCTCTCGGTGCTGGCGCTGCTGCTGCGCGGAGGCCGGTCATGA
- a CDS encoding TRAP transporter large permease, which yields MSMELALLLGSFVVLILIDAPIAVALGLASALYIAVADLAPMMVVAQRMIAGIDSFTLLAIPLFLMAGMLMVQGGLAPRIVALCAALVGRSTGGLAIVMITACLLFGSLSGSGVADVVAVGTMLLPAMKERGYEPGFSCAALGCAGSLGTVVPPSIVLIVYGTATNTSIGQLFLGAIIPGLLLGLGLMVVAWFISRRYGWRGGEPVSGANVRRRLVEAVPALIAPVIIVGGIRFGIFTPTEAAGAGVVYALLTGGLLYRSLDLRGIGKILRDTTEMTGSILFVIAAASVFGWILAAEQVPQLAVNGILALTENATVALLLIMLLVLILGTFMESIAIILILAPVFLPVLRAYGIDPVYFGILLTINLAIGANTPPLGIDLMAACRTGGIPMSAAFRYLLPFLGSMVAVLLLLVLFPGIITGLTGAL from the coding sequence ATGAGCATGGAACTTGCGCTGCTGCTTGGCAGCTTCGTGGTGCTGATCCTGATCGACGCACCCATCGCCGTGGCGCTGGGGCTGGCCTCGGCGCTCTACATCGCCGTCGCCGACCTTGCCCCGATGATGGTCGTCGCGCAGCGGATGATCGCCGGGATCGACAGCTTCACGCTGCTCGCCATCCCGCTCTTCCTGATGGCCGGGATGCTGATGGTGCAGGGCGGGCTTGCCCCGCGCATCGTCGCGCTCTGCGCGGCGCTGGTCGGGCGCAGCACCGGCGGGCTTGCCATCGTGATGATCACCGCCTGCCTGCTCTTCGGCTCGCTCTCTGGCTCGGGCGTGGCGGACGTGGTCGCCGTGGGCACCATGCTGCTGCCCGCGATGAAGGAGCGCGGCTACGAGCCGGGCTTCTCCTGCGCGGCGCTCGGCTGCGCCGGCTCGCTCGGCACCGTCGTGCCGCCCTCGATCGTGCTCATCGTCTACGGCACCGCCACCAACACCTCGATCGGCCAACTCTTCCTCGGCGCGATCATCCCCGGCCTGCTGCTGGGCCTCGGGCTGATGGTCGTGGCCTGGTTCATCTCGCGCCGCTACGGCTGGCGCGGCGGCGAGCCGGTCTCGGGCGCCAACGTGCGGCGCCGGCTGGTCGAGGCGGTCCCCGCGCTCATCGCCCCGGTGATCATCGTCGGCGGCATCCGCTTCGGCATCTTCACCCCGACCGAGGCGGCGGGGGCGGGCGTGGTCTACGCGCTGCTGACCGGCGGGCTGCTCTACCGCAGCCTCGACCTGCGCGGCATCGGGAAGATCCTGCGCGACACCACCGAGATGACCGGATCGATCCTCTTCGTGATCGCCGCGGCCTCGGTCTTCGGCTGGATCCTTGCTGCCGAGCAGGTGCCGCAGCTGGCGGTGAACGGCATCCTCGCGCTGACCGAGAACGCCACCGTGGCGCTGCTGCTGATCATGCTGCTGGTGCTGATCCTCGGCACCTTCATGGAAAGCATCGCGATCATCCTGATCCTCGCGCCGGTGTTCCTGCCGGTGCTGCGGGCCTACGGGATCGACCCGGTCTATTTCGGCATCCTGCTGACCATCAACCTCGCCATCGGCGCCAACACCCCGCCGCTCGGCATCGACCTCATGGCCGCCTGCCGCACCGGGGGCATCCCGATGTCCGCCGCCTTCCGCTACCTCCTGCCGTTCCTCGGCTCGATGGTCGCGGTGCTGCTTCTCCTGGTCCTGTTCCCCGGGATCATCACCGGCCTGACCGGGGCGCTCTGA